A region from the Phycisphaeraceae bacterium genome encodes:
- a CDS encoding MFS transporter — MAELLLPAAERKPLPLWRNFNFQILWLSVAAAGFGDRFIHIAAWSMLGYYVTGSQGASITAGVSFFFFLPYVILGTPAGWLADTLPRKWIMFSCDQGRAIVLFTAMALAPAGALVALPVEHHWKIYALVAAVGALAAIFSPAKAATVPQVVPANQLQPANAIVLGIAVIASLIGYVIGERIIRESSVKVGLKFGGAVFVVSGMLFAFLRLPKRETADRPERGEFRRMIDAATYTIQHKPVFDLTLLTVLFWAAANAFLAAIAALCKSRYNYPEGTATMMAVLGSGMLASSVWVAWINARRESSWFAMINIILSGIAIFAVSLSRSYGLGLVLAFAVGFFGNAAMIIVATLTQSIAPNYIRGRVFGVRDFVSTASAVAVNLVIWLLPDADIWMVPALYVLAALLIFVGARGLWSQISRGPLPDPSTNIFARIDRSYALVWHRLKWIGRENVPTTGPVILAANHTAGVDPFLMQAAVPRLIRWVMLDTYRYRFANVLWNAINPIAINHSTGDLSKLRRVLEALTAGGVVGLFPEGGIQPSDRELQPFQPGIAMLAVRSGAIIVPVWIDGTPISRRMLWHFVMPSRSRVIFGKPYKPDPQQDYHAIVDDLRQRMLDLANSMP; from the coding sequence ATGGCCGAACTCCTCCTCCCCGCAGCCGAGCGAAAACCACTACCGCTCTGGCGTAACTTCAATTTTCAGATTCTCTGGCTCAGCGTGGCTGCGGCTGGTTTCGGCGACCGCTTCATCCATATCGCGGCGTGGTCCATGCTCGGGTATTACGTCACGGGTTCGCAGGGGGCGAGTATCACGGCTGGCGTTTCGTTCTTTTTCTTTCTTCCCTATGTGATCCTCGGAACTCCCGCCGGCTGGCTGGCTGACACGCTACCGAGAAAGTGGATCATGTTCAGTTGCGATCAAGGTCGCGCTATCGTGCTGTTTACCGCGATGGCTCTGGCCCCAGCAGGCGCACTGGTTGCGCTGCCTGTCGAACACCACTGGAAAATCTATGCGCTCGTCGCAGCCGTCGGAGCGCTCGCCGCAATTTTCAGCCCCGCCAAAGCCGCGACGGTGCCTCAGGTGGTCCCTGCCAATCAACTTCAGCCGGCCAATGCCATCGTTCTGGGCATTGCCGTCATTGCGTCGCTCATCGGCTACGTTATCGGTGAACGGATCATCAGGGAATCGTCCGTTAAGGTTGGCCTGAAGTTCGGCGGGGCTGTGTTCGTCGTCAGTGGAATGCTTTTCGCATTTCTTCGATTACCCAAACGGGAAACCGCGGATCGCCCTGAGCGTGGCGAATTCCGTCGAATGATTGACGCTGCTACCTACACGATTCAACATAAACCGGTCTTCGATCTCACACTGCTGACGGTGCTTTTCTGGGCGGCAGCCAATGCATTTCTCGCTGCCATCGCTGCACTATGCAAGTCGCGATACAACTATCCCGAAGGCACCGCCACCATGATGGCGGTTCTTGGTTCGGGAATGCTCGCCAGCAGCGTTTGGGTCGCGTGGATAAATGCTCGCCGTGAATCAAGCTGGTTTGCGATGATCAACATCATCCTCTCGGGTATTGCCATTTTCGCAGTGTCGCTGAGTCGTTCGTATGGACTAGGCCTGGTTCTCGCCTTTGCGGTCGGATTTTTCGGTAATGCGGCCATGATTATCGTGGCGACACTGACACAATCGATCGCTCCGAACTACATCCGTGGTCGGGTCTTCGGCGTGAGAGACTTTGTTTCCACCGCATCGGCGGTCGCCGTTAATCTGGTTATCTGGCTTTTACCTGATGCCGACATCTGGATGGTACCGGCACTTTATGTTCTGGCAGCTCTGTTGATTTTTGTCGGCGCTCGCGGGTTGTGGTCTCAGATATCACGAGGTCCATTACCAGATCCCTCAACCAATATTTTTGCTCGGATCGATCGCTCTTATGCCTTGGTCTGGCATCGCTTGAAATGGATTGGCCGCGAAAATGTACCAACAACAGGCCCTGTTATTCTCGCTGCCAACCATACTGCGGGAGTTGATCCTTTCCTGATGCAGGCTGCTGTGCCGCGGCTTATTCGATGGGTAATGCTCGACACATATCGCTACCGCTTCGCCAATGTGTTATGGAACGCGATCAATCCCATCGCGATCAATCACAGCACGGGGGACCTGTCAAAGCTCCGTCGCGTTCTTGAAGCTCTGACCGCGGGTGGAGTTGTCGGTCTCTTTCCTGAAGGCGGGATACAGCCGTCAGACCGTGAGCTTCAACCCTTTCAACCCGGAATCGCCATGCTCGCCGTGCGTAGCGGAGCGATAATCGTGCCGGTCTGGATCGATGGAACACCTATATCTAGGCGGATGCTGTGGCATTTCGTGATGCCAAGTCGATCACGAGTTATTTTCGGCAAGCCTTATAAACCCGATCCCCAACAGGATTATCACGCCATCGTAGATGATTTAAGACAACGGATGCTGGATCTGGCAAACAGTATGCCTTGA